The sequence below is a genomic window from Acidobacteriota bacterium.
GAACAGCGTGTGATTCAAAATGTAGATCAGCAACAGGATGGAAATGAAGACAACTAAAAACGATCCATCAATGCTCAGAACACTGCCTGCCAAGGCCAAGACGATCACGCGGATTCGCCACTCCTCTCAGAAAAATTGCGCTGCTTAGTCAGCTATGGTGATAAAACTGCGTGGAATTTAAGGGCGGATAAGTAGCACACGTTTTCACAAAGTGTCAACGCTGTCTGGGTACGGCCTGGGACAGGCTTGCATAAAACCGGCCTCGTATTTACTATCCGTTTATTCAAATCCTCGACAATTCACCCTTATCATTTCTTGATAGCGGGTTCACGGTTTGGGTGCTGCAAAGAAACAATTTAGATGAAATATGCGGTTTCCGGTTGTCAGTCAAACTGTAATCATTGGGTGGCTTCTGCAAGACCGCTACGAAAGTCTGCGAGTGCGTCCAAAACGCAAGAACAAAAAATACGAGAAGTGAAAGAATCTCGATTTGCGTGCTATCAGAGGAAATAAGGCATCCATGAATAATTCCGTACAATGGTTGATTGATCTAGGCGGAGCTACAAGAATTCCCGTTGTTGAAGGTCTTGTGCCTGTGCGTGGATACCAGCGTGACAAACTTCAACCTGAAGAAGTGGCTTTGATGGAGAAGGCAAGGTATTACAAAGCTGATGCCGTCTTTTTTGAAGCGCCACGCCAAGGCCGCCCTGCAGTTGCGCAAGCCTTCGTCTACGTTTCAGATGGCCTAGCCGACGATCCTGATTTTGCTAAAACACATAAACAGTTATGGAGTTGGGGCGGGGTTCCTTTGGTTTATCGAAAGACTCAGGGGCTTGTGCAGCTTTTCCGCTGTGCCCACAAACCAGACTTTATTGACAAAGACGGTGAAGAAACCTGCAAACCATATACGCTGCTAAAACTCGCAGCCCTCATCAATCATGCCGATAGCAACGATGCCTGGTGGGATGCCGAACGGTTACGCAATGGCACCCTGTGGGATGACACGGAAGTCTGTAAAGAATTACTCTCTGCCAAAAAGTCAGCGCACAAAGGGTTGATTGATGCCATCAAAGACCTCAGCGACGACTTAGACACTAAGAAAGTTCTGCCAAAGCACTTGCGCCGAAAGCTGCTGATTCTTTCTTTACTGATTGCCTACCTAGAAGAGCGAAGAGTTTTTGAAGAAGATTACTTTGCGCAGTTTCTACCGAACTCGGACAAATTCTTCCAGGTGCTCGCTGATGGCAAGGCATTGGTAAATCTACTGGACGCTTTGGAAGCGAGGTTTAATGGTAATGTTTTTAGCTTAGAAGACACAGATCGTGAGCAGCTTAGAAATAGCCGGGAACTAATCCAATTTGCCGAGTTGATAGAAGCGCGAAAAGTTAAAGGCGGACAACTGACACTCTGGCAACTCTATTCATTCAAAGACTTGCCGGTGGAGTTGATCAGCCATATCTATCAACTTTTCGTCAAAGATACGACGACCGCCGTCTACACACCACCATTTCTCGTTCGCTTTATGTTGGAAGAGGCGTTGAGTTGGAAACGGCTTGATCGCTTAATGCAACGCAATGAAATCATTTTGGACCCATCTTGTGGATCGGGTGTGTTTCTCGTTGAAGCTTACAAACGGCTGGTCTTGCATTGGCGCAGCCGCAATAACTGGAAAAAACCGGGCAAGGCGGTGCTCAAGAATTTGCTGAAAAAAGTTCACGGCATTGATTTAGAACAAGGAGCTGTTGAACTTGCGGCATTTAGCTTATGTTTGGCGCTTTGCGACGCCTTAGAGCCAGCAGAAATTCGTTCCAGCATCAAACTCTTTGACCCATTACTGGGGGAAACGCTACACAATTCGTGCTTTTTTGAAGCCAGGGAACATGGCTTGGTGAAGGACCCGATTGGCGTAGTGACGGGGAACCCTCCATTCAAGTCCAGCCTAACTACACCTGGGGCAAAGCGTAGCTATAATCGCTACAAAAAAAAACATGGCACTCTGCCAGACAAACAACTTGCTTACCTTTTTCTACACGAAGCAATGGAGATGGTTGCTGACGGCGGCGTGCTCAGCATGCTTCAACAGGCTAACTTTCTCTACAATCAGCTATCACTTAAATTTCGGCGCAACTTAATAAGCAAATGGGATGTGCGTGAGGTGCTCGACTTCATTTCTGTGCGCGGGCTTTTTCAAAAAGGGGACGCCGACCCAAAAGTGATAGTGGTTGTAGCCGAAGCCGCTACCCCTTTGGCAGAACGAAAGATTCTCCATGCTACGTTCCGCCGTAGCGGACGTACCGATGCAGAACTGGGATTCGACCTGGATTATTATGACTTGCACTGGCTGCCGCGTGATCTTGTGCTTAGTAACGATGGTGCTTGGCGCGCAAACTTGCTGGGCGGAGGGCGAGTGTTGGAGTTTGTGGATCGGCTGAAAGAGTTCCGCACACTTGAGGAATATGCGAAGAAGCAAGGATGGGATTATGGGGAAGGGTTTATTGAGGGGCACAAGGGAAAACTGGTCACAGCAACGCATATTACTGGCAAAAAGCTACTCCCGTCCGTTGCTCTAACCGAAATGGGCATAGAACGCGATCAAATCACTACCGTTGATGCAAAACTTTTCAAATCAGCTTACACAAGTCGTCGATTTACCCCACCAATGCTTCTGATTCGAGAAAACATGGATCTGCCGCACGATGTTTGGGAAGATCACTACCTTACGTTCAAAGCCCAACTCGTGGGCTTTTGCGCTCCCCCTCGTGAACGAGGTCGTATACGTAAATTAGGAAACTGGCTCAGCGTTATGAAGCGACCACTGCAAGCATACATTGCAGCCATTAGCCCAAGCCTGTTCTCACGGAAAGCAACTGCGGTTTGTGCAGATGAGATTTTTGACCTTCCCTATCCAGAAAACGACACTCTTGATCTCAGCGCTAATGAACAACTACTTGTTGGCGACATCGTAGACTATTACCGTGACCTTATCCGGCTGGGCGAAGACTCAGCAGCTATGAAAGAAAACGGTAGAGCAGCACTCCCTGATTTCAATGATGTCTTCATTCGCCAGATCAATGCTATCTACAAGAAGAATCCATTGCATCCGTGTGACCATCAAACTTGGCCAGGTGTTATTTGTCAGCCATTTGTCTTTGGCAAAGGTAAAGTGGATTGGAGCGGAGCGGCTGAATTAAAAGAAAAGCTGAATGGTCTTCTAAAAGAACAAAGAGGCGACTCGCTTCACATCACACGCATTGCTCGAATCTACGACGGCAATTTCATTTTTTTACTGAAGCCGGATCGCTTGCGTTATTGGTTACGCTCAATAGCGTTGCGGGATGCGGATGAAACTTTGGCCGACCTGCAAGCGCAGGGGTTCTAAAATTCAGCCTATGTTGGCAGAGCAACACATAACACCTCAGTCCGGTTTTCTCAGCGATGATGTTCATCTGCCTGCAACTTCACTCCATGCGTTAATACTTTTCATTGCTGATGAATTACCTCGCTGGCGAGACGATCCTGTACGCCCAGTCAATACATCCGAAACAGACCTCACTGACCACCTCTGTGATTACCTCGAAAGTATCATCTATAAATCGCCGGGATTCGACTCTTTCAGGTTTCGCACTGAAGTAACGGACGAAAGGCACAAATCACGCAAGATTGACCTCGCACTAAAACCTCGTAGCACAACTATCTGGATCGGCCCACGCGCTTATACGAAATATCAAACATTGCTGCCAATCGAGTGCAAAATACTGCCAACACCTAAAGGCGCAAAACGAGATGAAAGGGAGTATGTCATCAATCGTCAGTCTTCGACTGGCGGCATTCAACGTTTCAAGGCCGGTCACCATGGTTCTGCGCACAAGTTTGCTGCAATGATTGCGTATGTACAGCAAGAAACACTGGTGTTTTGGGAAAAGTGCGTTGCAGGGTGGATCAAAGACTTGGTTGAATCTGGACAACATGGTTGGACAACGAAGGATCAGCTTCACCTTGATAGTAAGAACGACGAACAAGGAATAACTATTTTTAGTTCGTTACACGAAAGAGATAACGACCAAGGAGAGATTGAACTCCGACATCTCTGGTTAAAGATGAATTGATCTCATCCAAGAATTATTATTGCGAAGAAATTTAGATGGGAATTTACTCCAAATACATTTTCCCTCGGTTGCTGGATTGGACGCTGGGAAGCCCGGAAATGGGCAAGTATCGGCGGCGCGCGCTGGAACCGGCGACGGGCGAAACGCTGGAAATTGGCTTTGGGACGGGATTGAATTTGGCGCATTATCCGGCGGCGGTCACGCGGTTGACAGTGATTGATTCGGAAAATATGTTGACCAAACTGGTTGATCGGCGCATTGCCGAATGTCCGTTGCCCGTCACAAAAATGCAGCTTGATGCGCAAGGGCGCTTGCCTTTCCGGGATCATTCGTTTGATTCTGTGGTCACCACATTGACGCTGTGTTCGATTGAAAATACTTCTCCCGCGCTTGCCGAAATTCGTCGTGTGCTGAAACCGGAAGGCAAGTTCATTTTCTGGGAGCACGGACGAAGCGATGATCCGGCGATTGCCCGAGGGCAGGATCGGTTCAATCCGCTGCAACGAATCATCGGCGTCGGTTGCAATATGAACCGCAAAATTGATGATCTGATCGCCGAAGCCGGATTTGAAATCAACACGCTGGATCGGTTTTTGTTGCCGAAAACGCCACGGTTGTTGGCGGAAATGTACCGAGGCATTGCCACACCGATGTAGGGTAAGCTGCCAAGCTTGCACCCGGGTTTTCTTGAAATCGTTTTTGCCAGACACAGGGCAAACTGGCAGTTTGCCCTACTTTAGAGGATGAACCATGCACCATACCCATAAAATTTTGCTCGCGTTTGTCGCCGCGTTGTTGGCCGCCGGAGTCGTTCTGTTATGGAATCAAACTTCGCATGCGCCGGAGCCGGGCACTGCGCCAACGCCCGCGCAAACTGCGGAATCGCCTGCGCCAACAGCCGGAGCCGCCAAAATTGACGAATCGAAGCTGGTGGATTTGACCTACGCGTTTGACGACAAAACGATTTACTGGCCGACGGCAAAACCGTTTGAATGGCAAAAAGAATCCTGGGGCAAATCTGCGGGCGGATATTGGTACACGGCGGCTCGGTATGCGGCCAGCGAACACGGCGGCACGCATCTGGACGCGCCCATTCATTTTGGCGAAGGCAAACAGGCCGTGGACGAAATTCCGATCACGCGGTTGGTTGGCCCTGCGCTGGTGATTGATGTTTCTGCAGCCTGCGCTACGAATGCCGATTACCTATTGAAAACCGAAGACATCGCCAATTGGGAAAATGCGCATGGACAGATTCCCAACGAATCCATCGTGTTAATCCACACCGGCTGGGGCAAATTCTGGCCGGACAAGAAAAAGTATCTCGGCACGGACGCTCCCGGCGACACCGCCAACCTGCACTTCCCCGGCATTTCGCGCGAAGCGGCAGAATTACTGGCCGCGCGCAAGATCGAAGCCATTGGCATAGACACCGCCAGCATTGATTACGGCCAATCCAAAGATTTCAAGACGCACCAGATTTTGTACGGTGCAAACATTTACGGCCTGGAAAACGTCGCGAACCTGGAACACCTGCCCGCCAAAGGTACAACGCTGATCGCCCTGCCGATGAAGATCAAAGGCGGCACAGGCGCGCCCGTGCGCATTGTCGCGCTGCTGCCCTGAATGGCGTCAGGCATCCCACTACAACAAGAATTTGATGTCTTCC
It includes:
- a CDS encoding N-6 DNA methylase, which translates into the protein MEKARYYKADAVFFEAPRQGRPAVAQAFVYVSDGLADDPDFAKTHKQLWSWGGVPLVYRKTQGLVQLFRCAHKPDFIDKDGEETCKPYTLLKLAALINHADSNDAWWDAERLRNGTLWDDTEVCKELLSAKKSAHKGLIDAIKDLSDDLDTKKVLPKHLRRKLLILSLLIAYLEERRVFEEDYFAQFLPNSDKFFQVLADGKALVNLLDALEARFNGNVFSLEDTDREQLRNSRELIQFAELIEARKVKGGQLTLWQLYSFKDLPVELISHIYQLFVKDTTTAVYTPPFLVRFMLEEALSWKRLDRLMQRNEIILDPSCGSGVFLVEAYKRLVLHWRSRNNWKKPGKAVLKNLLKKVHGIDLEQGAVELAAFSLCLALCDALEPAEIRSSIKLFDPLLGETLHNSCFFEAREHGLVKDPIGVVTGNPPFKSSLTTPGAKRSYNRYKKKHGTLPDKQLAYLFLHEAMEMVADGGVLSMLQQANFLYNQLSLKFRRNLISKWDVREVLDFISVRGLFQKGDADPKVIVVVAEAATPLAERKILHATFRRSGRTDAELGFDLDYYDLHWLPRDLVLSNDGAWRANLLGGGRVLEFVDRLKEFRTLEEYAKKQGWDYGEGFIEGHKGKLVTATHITGKKLLPSVALTEMGIERDQITTVDAKLFKSAYTSRRFTPPMLLIRENMDLPHDVWEDHYLTFKAQLVGFCAPPRERGRIRKLGNWLSVMKRPLQAYIAAISPSLFSRKATAVCADEIFDLPYPENDTLDLSANEQLLVGDIVDYYRDLIRLGEDSAAMKENGRAALPDFNDVFIRQINAIYKKNPLHPCDHQTWPGVICQPFVFGKGKVDWSGAAELKEKLNGLLKEQRGDSLHITRIARIYDGNFIFLLKPDRLRYWLRSIALRDADETLADLQAQGF
- a CDS encoding cyclase family protein → MHHTHKILLAFVAALLAAGVVLLWNQTSHAPEPGTAPTPAQTAESPAPTAGAAKIDESKLVDLTYAFDDKTIYWPTAKPFEWQKESWGKSAGGYWYTAARYAASEHGGTHLDAPIHFGEGKQAVDEIPITRLVGPALVIDVSAACATNADYLLKTEDIANWENAHGQIPNESIVLIHTGWGKFWPDKKKYLGTDAPGDTANLHFPGISREAAELLAARKIEAIGIDTASIDYGQSKDFKTHQILYGANIYGLENVANLEHLPAKGTTLIALPMKIKGGTGAPVRIVALLP
- a CDS encoding class I SAM-dependent methyltransferase, with protein sequence MGIYSKYIFPRLLDWTLGSPEMGKYRRRALEPATGETLEIGFGTGLNLAHYPAAVTRLTVIDSENMLTKLVDRRIAECPLPVTKMQLDAQGRLPFRDHSFDSVVTTLTLCSIENTSPALAEIRRVLKPEGKFIFWEHGRSDDPAIARGQDRFNPLQRIIGVGCNMNRKIDDLIAEAGFEINTLDRFLLPKTPRLLAEMYRGIATPM